The following nucleotide sequence is from Candidatus Margulisiibacteriota bacterium.
ATGATAGTTATGGAAATTTTCAGAATACAGGGTGCTTTACTTCTAGGGATATTTTTCTCAACAATAATCGCGCTTTTAAGCGACTTCGTATCTTTACCGGGACAAATTGTTTCCACCAATATAAATATCCTGCCGATTGCGCTCAAACTTGATATCATCGGGGCATTTAAATGGAGCTTTATGGGTGCTGTTTTCAGCCTGATGTTCATGGACATGTTTGACAGTGTTGGCACCCTGGTTGCCTGTCTGCAGAAAGTGGAAGGACAGCAAAAAAAGAAAAAAGAAGAACATTACAAAAACCTTAATACTTTACTGGGTATTGACGCTTTGGCTACTATGCTGGGAGCTGTTCTCGGCACATCCACAACGACCGCCTATATAGAGTCCGGCGCAGGTATAGAAGCCGGCGGCAGAAAGGGTACCACAGCCATTGTGACCGGTATATTGTTCCTGCTGGGCCTGATCTTTATTCCGCTGATCGGCATCGTTCCGGCATATGCTACAGCCCCAGCCCTGATAATGGTCGGGCTTTACATGCTTAAAGATATTGTCAAAATAGACTTTAATAATCTGGAAGAAGCTTTTCCGGCTTTTATTATAATTATTATGATTGCCCTGAGCTACAGCATCAGCGCCGGAATGGCCCTGGGCTTCATTTCCTTTACTCTGATTAAAATACTGCAGTTAAAGTTTGGAGAAATAAAACTTACGATGTGGGTAATAACGCTCCTGAGTATCTTTTTTCTGGTAATGCAATAATAATTAAATAAACATTAAAGCAGTCATACTTCGTCACGCTCAGTATGACCGTATATTTTTTGTTTATCCTATGATTTTATGGGATTTTCACAATTCCTTCTCGATAAATAATTGGATTTATCAAAATGATCAAAAAAAAGCTTATTTCCTGGAAGCTGGACCTGGCTTCAATTCAATATATCGCTGACAGTTTCGAAACTGTTGTTCCGGATATCTATTTTATAGTCCGCGAGAATGCCGGTTTATTAAATGGCAAACTGCCGATTTTAATCAGCCTGCCTGAGATTAAGGCCTTTTCGACTAAGTTCAATATCAGACCAGAGCTAACCGCACTAGCATCGGTATTATTGCTTCTTGTCGACTACTTTACAGAAAAAGAAGAACTGCTGTTGCCAAATATTAAAAAGACGGAAAAAGTTCTGTTCAACTTGAATCCCAGCGAGGAAGCCCTTATTACTTATGTTTCACAAAAACTGGTGAACAGCGGTAATAACTATATAATTAATTATCCCAAAACAATAAAAAAAAGAATTGCAACTAACCCTGAAACTATACGTCTGGAACAAGTTTTATATGTTAATTCTGTTAATTATTTTGCTGAAGTACTGGATATTGCGCAAAGAATTGCTGAATATGAATATTCCAAAGATCCAAAAATGATAAAAGCGGAAATAAATAAACTGCAAGTCTCTATAATAAAAAACATGTTAGACACTGTAATCAAATATTCACAAAGATGCAGTCTGGACGAATCAATTTATATGAATATCTGTTTCGCCTCTGAGTTAATCAGGTTCCCCGAACTCTCAGAGCATGCCGAAAGAATAATTGACAATATGCTGAAGGAAGCCTCTGCCTTTATAAAGGATTATGCGAAAATAGAGGACACAGAAAGAAAAAGAGAAATAATCCGATATCTGGATAAAGTAATGAACGCGCTGGCTGATTCGTTAAAAGAAATGGCTTTCTCCGGAAATTTACATGAAAAAATCAACAAACTTGTTAATAATTCTGAACTCTACCCGATTATAATTAACGGTCAAAGCGCCAATAATAACGGTGAACAGTTTGACGGTACCATACTTGAAAAAACAAGCGAAAAATTGGCCTGCCTCTGCAAAGACCCTATGCAAGAAAAAGAAGTGATGCACCGTCGCATGAAGTTTCTCATCAACGTAATACCCGGATTTGTGGAAACCGACCTTAATAAAGCTCTTGATTATCTGAAGGAATTTTTCAGGTTGCAGCAAAAATATAACTTAAATGACACTTTCAATTTTATGGATATGCTGCGTCTGATTGAAAAACAACTGAACAATGAAAAAATTGTCGCTCTTGTAAAAAGCGAAATAGAGACGCGTTACCCGGAAAAAGAAAAGTGTTATATAAAACTAGCGGAAAGGCTTAAAAACCTTGGGAAATTCGATATCAGCGCTAATATTTTATTAGAAAATGTAAATAAAATCAGCGGCACAGGTTATTTTGTGCTGGATAACTTGCTGAGACATTACTATGAACAACTTCTTACACCAGCCAATAAAAATTTGAAAGCTGATCAATTTGGAGCTATATCGGCTCTGGTTATTAAATTGGAAACCTATCTGGACATGGAGGTAGAAGACGGAGATTATTCAATTTATTGTTGCAGTCTGACTCAACTCGGAGATTTCTTTTATGATCAGGGAATGCCGGAAAGAGCACAATCATATTATAACCGGGCGCTGAAATATCTTGATAAATTTAAACCTGAAGAAAAATTAGAAAACTATGGTCCTATTCTCAGAAAATCCGGACTGGATTTTATTTTAACCCATGAAAAACTGCTGGAAAAAGTCTGGGAAGAAATTCAACAAAGATATCAAAAAATCAAAAATGATAAATGTGATCAGGGTTTCTGGAAACTTGTACTGGATGAATCAAAAGCCATGAATATCTGCTTCCCTTTGATACGTGAATTCGGAATAATCGGAGATTATAAAAAAGTAGACGAAGTAATTGCCTGGGGAGCAACCAAGATTAAAAGAGCAACCAGTTTCAAACAGGAATGCTACCGGGAACTGCTGAGAGCTGTTGTACAGCGAGGGGATTATGAACTGATACCTGATTTATTTAATAAAATTTCACATAATATGGGTTTTGAACACTCTACATTCCTCATGGAACTGTTTGAGCATAAAAATTGCGCCGAAGCTTTCCTGGCCATAGAAAAGGTAACCGGCAAAAGTCATAGAGAATATATAGAAGAAGTATATGATGACCATTGGATAACATTTATTCTGGCCCGCCTTTTATTCGACAAAACCGCTCCCCTGGGTATTATTAAAGATTTGATATTAAATCTGACCTTACCAAGAATTGATATCTATAATTTCCCACATCTGCTGGACATTATTAAAATGCATCACAAGCGCTTTGATAACAAATTCATGCTCGATCTCTGTGAAAAAGCTTCACAGCAAAAAAAGCTGGCAGAAGATTATGTGATACAAAAAATAATTTTGCAGGAATTAAGGGAATTATCCGAAAATATCAAATGAATTAATTTTCACCTGAAAATCAGGATTTCAGAAAGCCCCGAGGTAGTCAACTCTGGCTACAGCGAAATATTTTTTACAGTAGATAAAACTACAATCGATTGCAATCTACTTATCTCTTCCTGATATATTTCATCGGCCATCCGGGCAAGGTCAAACGTATACATCAGCACAGATTCATTAGCAAATAAGTAAATTATTATCAATTTCATTTCGCTCTCTCATTTCATCTGACGATTACAGCACATTTCCGCTTTCGAGGACTGACGCCCGCAACTTTTACATGTATAAACTTCCTTTTTCTTCATTGCTGTTTTCATTGCATCACCACCCTTTTTAATTTTTCATCTCTACTGTAATGCTTTTCATAACACTTAAAAAATCGGTTAATTCTACAAATATCTGACTTTTTACCCTGAGGAAATAAATCCGTAAATTCAGGAAAACTGTTGTTTTATCCGATTCATTGTTAATGTATAATAAATTTGTGATCATTAAAGAAATTATTAAAAGACGAAGCAACCGGGAATACCTTCCTGACGAGATTGAGGAAGATGTTATTAATGAAATAATTAAATCCGCTCAATTCGCTCCTACCGGTATGAATAACCGTTCTGTAGAATTTATGGTTATTCGTAATTACCAGACCAAAGAAAATATATTCAAGCTAATCGGCCAGGAATTTATCAAACAGGCACCGGCGCTTATCATTCCGGTTATTGATACAGGCTCTTCTGTTACACCCATACAGGACCTGTCTATAGCGTCCTCTTTTATTTTGTTGCAGGCGACAGCTTTGGAACTGGGAAGTGTCTGGAAAAATGTGCGCATTGAAAACCGCGATGATCTGAAAAAATTACTGGGAATACCCGATTCCTATGAAGTAATCAATGTAATCCCTATCGGTTATGTTCCAAAAACATTAGCTGTACATCAGGATAGCGAATACTCAGAAGAAAAAATTCATTGGGATAACTGGTAAAATCGGATCTTCAGGTATGGATCATCTTCGCCAATCGAAATTTGATTAAAAAATAGTACCCCATTGAGGACTTACGGCAAACGCCGAGTTTATAAGTCCAACATGAGAATACGCTTGTGGAAAGTTGCCTATCTGGTTGTGCATATCCGGATTGTAATGCTCGGAATACAGCTGAAGATGATTGCCGGACTTAATAACTTCCTGCATATATTGTACCGCGCGTTCGTGGTCACCAATTATTTCCAATGCCTGTATAAGCCAGAAAGAACAAATAAGGAACGCGGAAGAAGGTTTTCCAAAATCGTCAATGCGCTGATAACGATATAAATAAGGATTTTCCTTTGTCCTGGAAAACTTCAATTCTTTCTCTATTGCATAAACTGTAGTCCGGCATAATTCCTTATCCGGATAACCTAAAATCGGAAAAAGCAGAAGTGACGCGTCCAGAGAACGATCCCTGGCGCTATTATAAACAACACCTTGATGTACAGTCTTTCTGATCTGCTCAATAATATACTCCAATTTGGCATCTATCTTTAAAGATATATCTCCAACAGACTGCTGGATACGATAGAGCCGGCTCAGACCGGCCCAACTCATTAACAGACTGAAAGTGTGAACCTGCTTGTTATTGCGTAATTCCCAGATACCGGCGTCAGGTTTATCCAAATTGATTTCGATTGAATTTACAAGTTTTCTGATAAGTGACAAATGATCTTTTGTACGAAGATGATGAAACCGTTCGTCAAAAAAAATAGGGGTTAATACCAGCATCATTTCACCATATACATCATTTTGTATCTGATTAGCTGCTTCATTATTGGAACGAACCGGTATGGAATTTTGATAACCGCTCCAGTTATCATGGCTGAATTCCGGCAAAGGAAGTGTTTGATCGAGTTTGTAAACAGGGCTCAAAATATCATTGGACTGAGCTATATCTAAAAAATATTTAAGGAACCCTTCCATTTCTTCATAATGTCCTAATGAACGAAAAGCTGTTATGGTAAAATAAGCGTCCCTCAGCCAGCAATATCGATAATCCCAATTACGCTGTCCTCCAATTTCTTCCGGCAAACTGGTTGTTACAGAGGCTAAAATCGCTCCGGTGTCCTCAAAACAATGTAGCTTCAGGGCCAAGGCAGAACGTATGGTTTGCTCTTGAAATAATGTTGGAATGCTTGTTTGTTTAACCCACATCAGCCAATAATGCCTGGTTTGTTCCAGAAAGCTGACCGATACCCTGGCCAGATCGTCTTCCAGTCCATGACCCCAGGTAAGGGCAAAATAAAGAGTTTCTCTTAAATAATATGGTTTTGACTCAATCAGGTAAGTCATAGGCATGTTCGAAGTAAGTCGCAGCTGTTCTCCTCTTATAGCAAAATAAATATGGCTGTTTCCCCTGATCCTTTCGGCCGGCTGTTTGTCCCAACCATTTACAGGGCTACATTTTATGCTGATCCGCGGTGTTCCGGATATGGGTGTGACTATGCGAAAAAAAGACAGGGGACGATATATACGTCCATACTGATTAAATCTGGGACAAAAATCAGTAATTTTATATTGACTGCCATCCCCGAGTGTTACAACTGTTTCCAAAATATTGGTATTTAAAATGTATTGTTGACTTGTTTCTACAACTTCGTTTGCATCAACGGTAAAACTCCCCCCGTCCGGATCAAGGATAGAACCGAAAACAGGAGGGCTGTCAGGCCTCGGCAGGCAAAGCCAATCTAATGATCCATACGTACTTACCAGTGCGGATATATTACAGTTACCGATTAATCCGTAGTTGTACATTTTTTTAATTCTACTGCATATGAAATCTAAATGCTATAATATTTTTTATGAAAAATCTTTTTCGATTTTCCGTACCATTAATTTTAACTATTATTTTAATGGCTATTCTTGTAACTCCTATTATTGACTCTCTTACGATCAACTGGTTTAAGCGAGATCTGGATATTCGCGCTCGGCTTATTACAAATACCGCAACCAACTCTATTATAAGTCAAATAAATAATCAGGACATCCGGTATCTGCAACAGTATCTGGAAAGGCTTACGCAGGATGAAAGACTTTATGCGCTAGGGATATACACCTCTAACGATAAATATTTAATAGGCACAAAATATCTTTCCAAACCCTTAAAAAAACTAACATATAAACAAATAAGTTCCTTCAAATCGCATATTATTATTGAAAACAACATACCTTATTATCTTTCCATGATTCCGATTATGTATGAACAAACCCTGCTGGGACATTTGTTGTTGGTACATAACATAAGCTTTATCTATACTCGCTCAAATGAAACAAAACTGTATATGATTATATTCCTTGTCGGTTTGGGCCTGCTGATTTCATTCATTACTGTTTTTATAGCTCATCTCAGCTGGAAAGGCTGGATGCAAACATTCAGAGAATTTCTAAAAGGTGAGTTATTTTTATCACCGCTGGGACAGGTTAAAACCGATGAACTTAAACCGGTTGTCAAGGAATTGTGGGACATGGTGAAACGTCTGGATACTAACCAGCGCATACGGGATGTGAACCTTATGAGCTGGACACCGGAAGTACTCAAAGATATATTAAACCGGGAATTACAGGGAGATGAAGTAATTGTTGTATCCAACCGCGAACCCTTTATACATCATCGTAATGAAAACAATGAGGTAGAGGTACGCTATCCGGCAAGCGGTGTGGTTACGGCACTGGACCCGGTAATGCAGGCCTGCTCAGGTATATGGGTTGCCCATGGAAGCGGTAATGCCGACAAAGACTTCGTTGATAAACATGATTGTATTCGTGTACCTCCTGACAATCCCAAGTATGTTCTCCGTCGGGTATGGTTAACCGAAGAGGAAGAACAGGGCTATTATTATGGGTTTTCAAATGACGGTTTATGGCCCTTGTGTCATATAGCACATACACGACCCAATTTTCGTCAGCACGACTGGGAAATGTACAAACGGGTTAACATCAAGTTTGCGAAAGCGGTTATCAGACAATCCAAAACCGATGATCCCATTATTCTGATCCAAGACTACCACTTTGCTTTATTACCACAGCTTCTCAGTAAGAGGTTACCGAAAGCAACTATTATAACCTTCTGGCATATTCCCTGGCCGAACCCGGAAGATTTTGGAATATGTCCATGGAAGGAAGAAATACTGGAAGGTCTTTTGGGAAGCACTATCATAGGGTTTCACACTCATTTTCATTGTAATAACTTTATAGATACTATCGACCGGAATCTTGAAGCACGCATCGATCGTGAACATCTCACTGTTACATATAATAAAAAAGCCACTGCCATACAGGCCTACCCCATCTCTATTGAATGGCCCAATCACTGGGCTGCCAATCAGGCTTCAATTGCTGATTGTCGAAAAACGTTAAGGGAGAAAGAATCGCTATCACCGGACCATATTGTGGGCCTTGGAGTGGACAGGCTTGATTATACAAAAGGAATTAACGAACGTTTCAACGCTATCGAACGTTTTTTTGAAATCCACCCGGAATGGCTGGGGCGCTTTAGTTTTATCCAGATTGCGGCACCTTCCAGATCTTCTCTGTCTTCCTATTCGCAATTCCAGAAGCAAATAAAAGATAATGCCGAAAGAATAAACACCAGATTTTCAAACGCGAAAAAACCGCCCATTATTCTAAAAATAGAGCATTATTCTCCGGAACAGGTTTATACCTATTACCGCGGTTCTGAAATTTGTTTCATCAGCAGCCTGCATGACGGAATGAATCTGGTGGCAAAGGAATATGTGTCTGCCCGCAATGATGAACAAGGTGTACTGATTTTAAGCAGTTTTACCGGCGCTTCAAGGGAACTGCTGGAAGCGCTGATTGTAAATCCCTATGACTCTAATGAATGCGCCAGAGCACTTTATATTGCCTTAACCATGTCCCAGGAAGAACAACGTAACCGTATGAGAAGCATGAGGGCTTATATTCAGGAGAATAATGTTTTCCGCTGGGCAGGAAGAATGCTCATGGATGCCGCCAGAATACGTCAACGTAATCGTGTATTCGGTACAGTAAAACGATTGGAGAATATAGAACGAACTCATGTACTATCTGTTTAATCCGAAAAAAAAAATACCGGACCCAGTGTTCCTGAATAATACTTTATATGCATTTGATTATGACGGAACGTTAGCAAAAATTAATCCATCTATTGATAAGGCATTCATGAGTCCAAAAACCAGTCAACTATTCGCCAGGCTCGTAAAACATTTCCCTGTAGCTGTAATTTCAGGAAGATCGGTCGCTGAATTGAAGCAACTGCTACCGGTAAAACCATGTTATTTGATAGGACATCATGGATTGGAGACAGGTCATCAGGCGGATGAAACTGCTGATCAGTACCGTTCTATAGTATTAGATTGGTTTCATGAACTGAATTTACAACTTAAAGAAATTAAGAATATAACAATCGAAAAAAAGGATTTTACTCTGGCCATCCATTATAGGAACTCCGGGATAAAGGAAAAAGAACGACGTTTAATAAATAAAGTAATACATGAACTTAAACCGGAACCAAATATCATTAAAGGGAAAAAAATATTTAACATGCTGCCAACAAAAAATGTAAATAAAGGCACCGCCCTGCTCAGTCTTAAAAAAGAACAGGGATACAAGCATATTTTCTTTATAGGTGACGATATTACGGATGAAAGCGTTTTTGCCCTGTCGGATAGCCAGGTAATCAGTATCAGAGTTGGCAAAAAAAACTCCTCAAAAGCACAATATTATCTAAAAAACCAATCGGAGATTAATAAATATCTCTCTATGATCATCAATTCCCTGCATTAATGGGCCAAAAAGCCCTTCTGCTCTTGTAAATCAAAATACAGTCCGGATTTCTTTATCAGTTTATCAACTTTTACACCTGCGCTATAATAAATATTATGGGTCTCAGAGAACCTATGAACGGTATATTGCACATGATCGGCGCGGCACTGGCCATACCGGCCTTATTACTGCTGGTTTTTTTCAGCCGGGGATCGGCTTTGAAAATAATATCCTTTGCTATTTACGGTTTATCACTGTTTCTGCTTTACCTTTTCAGTACCCTGCACCATTGCCTTCCCAGGGCTGCCGGTGGCAAGGGGCAAGTTTTTCGTAAACTTGACCACCTGGCCATTTACGCATTGATAGCCGGTACATACACGCCCTTCTGCCTGCTCGTAATGAAAGGCTTGGGTGGCTGGATTATCTTTACAGTAATCTGGCTGATCGCCATAGCGGCAATCTCAGTACAGGCGGTTTTTATCAACCTGCCCCGCAGTTTGACAACAACAGGTTATATATTGATGGGCTGGCTTGTAGTCCTGAACCTGCCGGCCTTACTCAAAAACCTGCCTCTGGGAGGTTTATTGTGGTTACTGGCCGGAGGAATTATCTATTCTGTAGGTGGAGTAATCTACGCCTTAAAAAAGCCGCGGGTCTTCAGTTGGCTGGGGTTTCATGAACTCTGGCATTTTTTTGTGCTGGGTGGGTCTGCCTGCCATTTCATAGCTTTGTTTTTCTACGTGGCCCTTAGGTAACAGTTTCAGGGAACAAGAGGTCTACAACCGGTTTCAGCACATTTCTGGACTGCCCGTTACCCGGAAGAGTATGCAAGGAAAATCCAGGCCTGTGATTAATTTCCAGGACCGAATAATTGGATGCGACAGCCTGGGCTCCGGGGTCTTTTATCAATAAATCAATACCGGTAAATCCCAAATCAGGAAAAAGACGCAAAATATCATGAGCTACACTGATATAGGAAGGATGAATTTCGTCAGTAACATCTTCACACCAGCCGCCAGAGCCGACATTGGAATTAAATCTTAACACAAGCTCCTCGCCATCTGCCAGAACATCACTGATTTTATGTTTTTGTTTGCTTAGGGCCCGCACTGCTTCAATGTCCTTGATATAAATGTCGCATAAGCAGGTATTTCTGGGGTTCAAACGTTTATAATTTTCTTTTTCAATTAAATCAATGATACTGAGCTTGCCATCTCCTGTAATTCTGGGGCAAGTTCGTTTAATAACCGCTGTGTAGCCTGAGGATGTAACAAAAAACCTGTAATCATCCTGATCGCGTAGATATTTTTCCACCAGGATTACAGGCAAATTATTTTTACGTATTTCCTCAAAACAAATAATAAAATCCTCTCTGCTTTCGATATTGCAATAAACATGATAGCCTCCTTCGCTGATGTTGGGCTTTACCACCACAGGAAATTTTAAGGTATTCTGAGCATAATAGAGGGCCAGGTCCTGGCGATCGGATTCAAATATTCTGCTTTCCGGCACCGGGAATTTTTTTTCTTTTAAAAACACATTGGTAAAATACTTGTCTCCGAACAAATTGATATATTGTGAGGGTACCAGACGGCTGTCGCAATTCACCAGCAGCTCAATGTGTTTATCAAATCTGGCCTCGACAATGTCTGTGTCCGGAATATAACTGAGCTGTATATTACGCTCCTGAAGCTCTCGCAGCAGTAATTGAAAATTAAAATGCAGGTTAGGTGGTATGGGCTGCATATTCCATCCTGTTTTCCAGATTATCAAATTCGAATGCTTCCAGGGCCTGACCACAGGCGACATTATATTTAATCTCTTCGTCTATGGCCGGTGCGTATGCATAGGCAATTCCCAGATGATTCAGTTGTTCGATAATTTTTTTCAGTTCACTACTGCTCAAAGGTTTCTTGGCTATTATGTCTTCGGTTTTCAATAGTCCCTCGTACATATGCACACCTTTTACAATATTCCACGGAGACAACCTGACCCAGAATTGTTCTTTTGATAAACGGTCAGTCAAATCTTTAAAATTATATTCAAATCCTTTAAATAATATAAAATTTAAGGAAAGCTTTTTTTTAAACTTCTTATAATATAAACCGGTAAAATCGGCGATCTCGGGAATAGTTAATAATGTTCCTCCCATTTTTTGTCTAAATAACGCTTCCCTCTGCCTGTCGCTGGTGGAATGTACGCTAATTTGCAAATCGGTCGCATTCATCACCTGCGGATGGTCCAACAACCGGTTAATATTTCGTTTTATACCGCAGGTACTTAGACCGAAGATAACATTGGGAAAGCGCTGTTGTAAGGCATACATAGCTTTCAAGACATTGTCTGAATTTAATAACGGTTCACCCATCCGGGTAAATAAGATTCTGAACTCATTAGTACAAACAGGATCAGGGTGACGATTATTGCTTACTCCTTCCTGGATGAGAAACTCCACCTGCTCAACAATCTCCTCAGCGGACAGATGCTTTATAAAGGATTGTCGGGAAGCGCAGAAAGAACAGGTCATGGGGC
It contains:
- a CDS encoding glycoside hydrolase family 15 protein, with the protein product MYNYGLIGNCNISALVSTYGSLDWLCLPRPDSPPVFGSILDPDGGSFTVDANEVVETSQQYILNTNILETVVTLGDGSQYKITDFCPRFNQYGRIYRPLSFFRIVTPISGTPRISIKCSPVNGWDKQPAERIRGNSHIYFAIRGEQLRLTSNMPMTYLIESKPYYLRETLYFALTWGHGLEDDLARVSVSFLEQTRHYWLMWVKQTSIPTLFQEQTIRSALALKLHCFEDTGAILASVTTSLPEEIGGQRNWDYRYCWLRDAYFTITAFRSLGHYEEMEGFLKYFLDIAQSNDILSPVYKLDQTLPLPEFSHDNWSGYQNSIPVRSNNEAANQIQNDVYGEMMLVLTPIFFDERFHHLRTKDHLSLIRKLVNSIEINLDKPDAGIWELRNNKQVHTFSLLMSWAGLSRLYRIQQSVGDISLKIDAKLEYIIEQIRKTVHQGVVYNSARDRSLDASLLLFPILGYPDKELCRTTVYAIEKELKFSRTKENPYLYRYQRIDDFGKPSSAFLICSFWLIQALEIIGDHERAVQYMQEVIKSGNHLQLYSEHYNPDMHNQIGNFPQAYSHVGLINSAFAVSPQWGTIF
- a CDS encoding hemolysin III family protein; the encoded protein is MNGILHMIGAALAIPALLLLVFFSRGSALKIISFAIYGLSLFLLYLFSTLHHCLPRAAGGKGQVFRKLDHLAIYALIAGTYTPFCLLVMKGLGGWIIFTVIWLIAIAAISVQAVFINLPRSLTTTGYILMGWLVVLNLPALLKNLPLGGLLWLLAGGIIYSVGGVIYALKKPRVFSWLGFHELWHFFVLGGSACHFIALFFYVALR
- the otsB gene encoding trehalose-phosphatase — translated: MYYLFNPKKKIPDPVFLNNTLYAFDYDGTLAKINPSIDKAFMSPKTSQLFARLVKHFPVAVISGRSVAELKQLLPVKPCYLIGHHGLETGHQADETADQYRSIVLDWFHELNLQLKEIKNITIEKKDFTLAIHYRNSGIKEKERRLINKVIHELKPEPNIIKGKKIFNMLPTKNVNKGTALLSLKKEQGYKHIFFIGDDITDESVFALSDSQVISIRVGKKNSSKAQYYLKNQSEINKYLSMIINSLH
- a CDS encoding nitroreductase family protein → MYNKFVIIKEIIKRRSNREYLPDEIEEDVINEIIKSAQFAPTGMNNRSVEFMVIRNYQTKENIFKLIGQEFIKQAPALIIPVIDTGSSVTPIQDLSIASSFILLQATALELGSVWKNVRIENRDDLKKLLGIPDSYEVINVIPIGYVPKTLAVHQDSEYSEEKIHWDNW
- a CDS encoding cyanophycin synthetase, producing the protein MQPIPPNLHFNFQLLLRELQERNIQLSYIPDTDIVEARFDKHIELLVNCDSRLVPSQYINLFGDKYFTNVFLKEKKFPVPESRIFESDRQDLALYYAQNTLKFPVVVKPNISEGGYHVYCNIESREDFIICFEEIRKNNLPVILVEKYLRDQDDYRFFVTSSGYTAVIKRTCPRITGDGKLSIIDLIEKENYKRLNPRNTCLCDIYIKDIEAVRALSKQKHKISDVLADGEELVLRFNSNVGSGGWCEDVTDEIHPSYISVAHDILRLFPDLGFTGIDLLIKDPGAQAVASNYSVLEINHRPGFSLHTLPGNGQSRNVLKPVVDLLFPETVT
- a CDS encoding radical SAM protein, translating into MLQKVKQLNLACGQTYLANFTGHNTLLELGDVFMSRETAPGTRPYRFADFQNPSDIKKRVMTICTMAGCPMTCSFCASRQSFIKHLSAEEIVEQVEFLIQEGVSNNRHPDPVCTNEFRILFTRMGEPLLNSDNVLKAMYALQQRFPNVIFGLSTCGIKRNINRLLDHPQVMNATDLQISVHSTSDRQREALFRQKMGGTLLTIPEIADFTGLYYKKFKKKLSLNFILFKGFEYNFKDLTDRLSKEQFWVRLSPWNIVKGVHMYEGLLKTEDIIAKKPLSSSELKKIIEQLNHLGIAYAYAPAIDEEIKYNVACGQALEAFEFDNLENRMEYAAHTT
- a CDS encoding trehalose-6-phosphate synthase — translated: MKNLFRFSVPLILTIILMAILVTPIIDSLTINWFKRDLDIRARLITNTATNSIISQINNQDIRYLQQYLERLTQDERLYALGIYTSNDKYLIGTKYLSKPLKKLTYKQISSFKSHIIIENNIPYYLSMIPIMYEQTLLGHLLLVHNISFIYTRSNETKLYMIIFLVGLGLLISFITVFIAHLSWKGWMQTFREFLKGELFLSPLGQVKTDELKPVVKELWDMVKRLDTNQRIRDVNLMSWTPEVLKDILNRELQGDEVIVVSNREPFIHHRNENNEVEVRYPASGVVTALDPVMQACSGIWVAHGSGNADKDFVDKHDCIRVPPDNPKYVLRRVWLTEEEEQGYYYGFSNDGLWPLCHIAHTRPNFRQHDWEMYKRVNIKFAKAVIRQSKTDDPIILIQDYHFALLPQLLSKRLPKATIITFWHIPWPNPEDFGICPWKEEILEGLLGSTIIGFHTHFHCNNFIDTIDRNLEARIDREHLTVTYNKKATAIQAYPISIEWPNHWAANQASIADCRKTLREKESLSPDHIVGLGVDRLDYTKGINERFNAIERFFEIHPEWLGRFSFIQIAAPSRSSLSSYSQFQKQIKDNAERINTRFSNAKKPPIILKIEHYSPEQVYTYYRGSEICFISSLHDGMNLVAKEYVSARNDEQGVLILSSFTGASRELLEALIVNPYDSNECARALYIALTMSQEEQRNRMRSMRAYIQENNVFRWAGRMLMDAARIRQRNRVFGTVKRLENIERTHVLSV
- a CDS encoding NCS2 family permease, yielding MQKFFNNLRTEIIAGTTTFLTMAYIIFVNPQILGVTGMDKSALIAVTCIASAIGSILVGIFARSPIAMAPGMGLNAFFAYSLVLGHKISWETALGIVFLSGLLFFVLTLLGLRKKIVEAIPQSLLFAISVGIGLFIALIGLVNMGLVVKNEATLIGLGKFTPTVFIGLAGLILMIVMEIFRIQGALLLGIFFSTIIALLSDFVSLPGQIVSTNINILPIALKLDIIGAFKWSFMGAVFSLMFMDMFDSVGTLVACLQKVEGQQKKKKEEHYKNLNTLLGIDALATMLGAVLGTSTTTAYIESGAGIEAGGRKGTTAIVTGILFLLGLIFIPLIGIVPAYATAPALIMVGLYMLKDIVKIDFNNLEEAFPAFIIIIMIALSYSISAGMALGFISFTLIKILQLKFGEIKLTMWVITLLSIFFLVMQ